The following proteins are co-located in the Sulfurospirillum deleyianum DSM 6946 genome:
- the dnaE gene encoding DNA polymerase III subunit alpha — protein MSELHYTHLHLHTEYSLLDGANKIGKLAKKLKAQGVGSVAITDHGNMFGALDFYKTMRKEGIKPIIGIEAYIHNQDDIGDKTTKQRFHLCLFAKNEIGYKNLMYLSSMSYIKGFYYYPRINKQLLKEHSEGLICSSACLQGEVNWHLNLNNKRNVQFGAKGYERAKEVALEYKAIFGDDFYLEIMRHGINDQMFIDDNILRIAKETGIKVIATNDTHYLEPDDAEAHEAFMCIAMNKEFDDPNRLRHSVHEFFVKSPEQIADLFVDIPEVLENTQEIVDKCNLEIKLGDPTPPKFKFTKEYAAREGLSFESDDDFFAHKCREGLKERLKYVDASKHEEYKARLEREISVICTMKFPGYMLIVWDFIREAKSRGVPVGPGRGSAAGSLVAYSLFITDLDPMPYNLLFERFLNPERISMPDIDVDFCQSRRGEIIDYVVEKYGRYNVAQVITFGKLLAKGVIRDVARVLAIPYAEADAMAKLIPDELGITLNGIGVEGEEGFKAGAYQKEPKLRELIERDPRMQRVWKFALALEGLNRNSGMHAAGVVISDEELWHKTPLYQPSGEDHLVTQYSLNFLEDVDLIKFDFLGLKTLTVIDNALKLIKARYNKTIDFNALDLNDPKVYELIQSGDTIGLFQIESSGMQSLNERLKPNTFEDLIAVLALYRPGPMESGMLDDFIDRKHGRKEVTYFFDEFTKPLQPILEPTYGVIVYQEQVMQIVQSIGGFSLGESDLIRRAMGKKKIDYMKQKAEEFADGAVKQGLDRAHAIELFGLIEKFAGYGFNKSHSAAYALITFQTAYLKCYYPQEFMAALLTSEQDNTDKIVKYIDEVKRLGIKLLPPSIQHSLIEFSAITDSDGCEAILFGMGAIKGVGNAAISKILEARADAPFSDMSDFISRIDGSKVNKKVLESLIKSGSFDGFGYSRRALLESIDTIIEASGECSRAKKMAEYSLFGDSEEMTSVAVKIEPISEFDSKRMLELEKETIGFYISGHPLDAFRAQIDEMNYMLSSEKDQIEDGSKALFIGKVESITEKMSKKGNKFGVVSLMDFHGSMELTVFEKQLEALSKMDLERPLCFKVDVTNDGQSLKMRVMKIMEIEEAKKEKIETKVIEAPLEPKVLKLRLSEDVTTLEMVYQLARQHAGRRALKLLITSKLQDVLIETSLSVDDSLDEKLAALEWVEVVE, from the coding sequence ATGAGCGAATTACACTATACCCATTTACATTTACATACCGAATACTCCTTGCTTGATGGTGCCAATAAAATAGGCAAACTAGCGAAAAAACTGAAAGCCCAAGGGGTTGGCTCTGTTGCGATTACCGACCATGGCAATATGTTTGGCGCTCTTGATTTTTACAAAACCATGCGAAAAGAGGGGATAAAACCTATTATTGGCATTGAGGCGTACATTCATAACCAAGACGATATTGGCGATAAAACGACCAAACAACGCTTTCACCTCTGCTTATTTGCTAAAAATGAGATTGGCTATAAAAATTTAATGTACCTCTCTTCGATGAGCTACATTAAAGGATTTTATTACTATCCACGTATTAACAAACAGCTCTTAAAAGAGCATTCAGAAGGTTTGATTTGCTCGAGTGCGTGTTTGCAAGGTGAAGTGAATTGGCATCTCAATCTCAATAACAAACGTAATGTTCAATTTGGTGCCAAAGGGTATGAAAGGGCTAAAGAGGTTGCTTTGGAGTACAAGGCGATTTTTGGGGATGATTTTTATTTGGAAATTATGCGCCATGGCATTAATGATCAGATGTTTATTGATGATAATATTTTGCGCATTGCCAAAGAGACAGGCATTAAAGTGATTGCGACCAATGACACGCACTACTTAGAGCCTGATGATGCAGAAGCGCACGAGGCGTTTATGTGTATTGCGATGAACAAAGAGTTTGATGACCCAAATCGTCTTCGTCACTCTGTCCATGAGTTTTTTGTCAAATCCCCCGAGCAGATAGCCGATCTTTTTGTGGATATTCCTGAAGTGCTTGAAAATACACAAGAGATTGTGGATAAATGTAATTTGGAGATTAAACTAGGTGATCCAACCCCTCCAAAATTTAAATTTACCAAAGAGTATGCCGCTCGTGAGGGACTCTCTTTTGAGAGTGATGATGACTTTTTTGCGCACAAATGCCGTGAGGGTTTAAAAGAGCGTTTAAAATACGTCGATGCAAGTAAGCATGAAGAGTACAAGGCAAGGCTTGAGCGGGAGATTAGCGTTATTTGCACTATGAAATTCCCTGGTTATATGCTTATTGTTTGGGATTTTATTCGTGAAGCCAAAAGCAGAGGTGTTCCCGTAGGTCCTGGTAGGGGTTCTGCGGCGGGGAGTTTGGTCGCATATTCGCTTTTTATTACCGATCTTGATCCGATGCCTTATAACTTGCTTTTTGAAAGGTTTTTAAATCCTGAACGTATTAGTATGCCCGATATTGACGTGGATTTTTGTCAGAGCAGGCGGGGTGAGATTATTGATTATGTCGTAGAAAAGTATGGGCGTTATAACGTGGCACAAGTGATTACCTTTGGTAAGCTTTTAGCCAAAGGAGTTATTCGTGATGTCGCCCGTGTTTTAGCGATTCCTTACGCTGAAGCCGATGCCATGGCAAAGCTCATTCCTGATGAGCTGGGCATTACCTTAAATGGAATAGGAGTTGAGGGCGAAGAGGGGTTTAAAGCAGGAGCCTATCAAAAAGAGCCCAAGCTTAGAGAACTCATTGAGCGTGACCCTAGGATGCAGCGAGTCTGGAAATTTGCCTTAGCTCTTGAAGGACTGAACCGAAACTCAGGTATGCATGCCGCAGGTGTGGTAATTAGCGATGAAGAGTTGTGGCATAAAACACCACTCTATCAACCCTCAGGTGAAGATCATTTGGTCACCCAGTATTCGCTCAACTTTTTGGAAGATGTGGATTTGATTAAGTTCGACTTTTTGGGACTTAAAACACTGACGGTGATTGATAATGCGCTCAAACTCATTAAAGCACGCTATAACAAAACCATTGATTTTAACGCACTGGATTTGAATGATCCTAAAGTGTATGAACTGATTCAAAGTGGTGATACCATCGGGCTTTTCCAGATAGAATCCAGCGGTATGCAATCGTTAAATGAGCGTTTAAAGCCCAACACCTTTGAAGATTTAATTGCGGTCTTAGCACTGTATCGTCCAGGGCCTATGGAATCAGGTATGTTGGATGATTTTATTGACAGAAAGCACGGGCGTAAAGAGGTTACTTACTTTTTTGATGAGTTTACCAAACCTTTACAGCCTATTTTAGAACCAACCTATGGGGTGATTGTCTATCAAGAACAGGTTATGCAAATTGTTCAAAGCATTGGTGGATTTAGTTTGGGTGAATCAGACTTGATTCGTCGTGCGATGGGTAAGAAAAAGATTGATTATATGAAACAAAAAGCCGAAGAGTTTGCCGATGGTGCGGTGAAGCAAGGCTTAGATAGAGCCCATGCGATTGAGCTTTTTGGCTTGATTGAAAAGTTTGCAGGGTATGGTTTTAATAAATCGCACTCTGCCGCTTACGCACTGATTACCTTTCAAACGGCGTACTTGAAATGCTACTATCCTCAAGAGTTTATGGCAGCGCTTTTGACCTCAGAGCAAGACAATACCGATAAAATCGTTAAATACATTGATGAGGTGAAGCGTTTAGGCATTAAACTTCTTCCTCCTTCAATCCAACATTCACTCATTGAATTTAGCGCTATTACGGATAGTGATGGGTGTGAAGCGATTTTGTTTGGGATGGGGGCGATTAAAGGGGTTGGCAATGCGGCGATTAGTAAAATTTTAGAAGCCAGAGCCGATGCTCCTTTCTCTGATATGAGCGATTTTATCTCTCGTATTGATGGCTCAAAAGTCAATAAAAAAGTTTTAGAATCGCTGATTAAATCAGGAAGTTTTGATGGTTTTGGATACAGCAGACGAGCTTTGTTAGAGAGCATTGATACCATTATTGAAGCCAGTGGAGAGTGTTCTAGGGCTAAAAAGATGGCAGAGTATTCGCTTTTTGGTGACAGCGAAGAGATGACCAGTGTGGCGGTCAAAATTGAGCCGATTAGTGAATTTGATAGCAAACGTATGTTGGAACTTGAAAAAGAGACCATTGGGTTTTATATTTCAGGACATCCTTTGGATGCATTTAGGGCTCAGATTGATGAGATGAATTATATGCTCTCCAGCGAGAAAGACCAAATTGAGGATGGTTCAAAAGCGCTTTTTATTGGAAAAGTGGAGAGCATTACAGAGAAGATGAGTAAAAAAGGGAACAAGTTTGGTGTGGTTTCTCTGATGGATTTTCATGGTTCTATGGAGCTGACTGTCTTTGAAAAACAGCTTGAAGCGCTCTCCAAAATGGATTTAGAGCGACCCCTTTGTTTTAAAGTGGATGTTACCAATGATGGACAGAGCCTTAAGATGCGTGTGATGAAAATCATGGAGATAGAAGAGGCTAAAAAAGAGAAAATTGAAACCAAAGTCATCGAAGCGCCTTTGGAGCCAAAGGTTTTAAAATTACGATTGAGTGAAGATGTGACGACCTTAGAAATGGTTTATCAATTAGCAAGGCAACATGCTGGAAGAAGGGCGCTAAAACTTTTGATTACCTCAAAATTACAAGATGTTTTGATTGAAACATCGTTGAGTGTGGATGATAGTCTGGATGAGAAATTAGCCGCATTAGAGTGGGTAGAAGTGGTTGAGTAA
- a CDS encoding sensor histidine kinase — protein MDETLLNSLSAKEKELFKQGLEDLINQTYVIEDEYKKLNESYTALQDFIRQIIEVQPNALWVLDEKGDIFLQNSEAKKLPMLLSQFPLQEMTKEIEFEGCFYLLKSVKQGDKRIITATDITEGKRHERLVSMGQVAAHLSHEIRNPIGSVSLLASTLLKKVDPSIKPIVTEIKKSIWRVERIIKATLLFTKNVQINPSLFYMDRFIKECEHAISHYSYTKEIHFHFTIPHQEMKGDFELLNLVLQNFIFNAIDAIEESEREEGNVSIAFVEDPLFIILHVKDDGKAIENKNILFQPFKTTKTKGNGLGLALSLQIIQAHGGRIDLLENPKGFQIQIPRL, from the coding sequence ATTGATGAAACCTTACTCAATAGCCTGAGCGCCAAAGAAAAAGAACTGTTTAAACAAGGGCTTGAAGACCTTATCAACCAAACCTACGTCATTGAAGATGAGTACAAAAAGCTCAACGAATCCTACACCGCACTGCAAGATTTCATTCGCCAAATTATTGAGGTGCAACCCAATGCGTTATGGGTGCTCGATGAGAAAGGGGATATCTTTCTTCAAAACAGTGAAGCCAAAAAACTGCCTATGCTTTTAAGCCAATTCCCTTTGCAAGAGATGACCAAAGAGATAGAGTTTGAAGGCTGTTTTTACCTACTTAAAAGTGTCAAGCAAGGAGATAAACGCATTATTACCGCCACAGATATTACCGAAGGAAAACGCCATGAACGCCTCGTTTCTATGGGACAAGTAGCTGCCCATCTCTCCCATGAGATTCGCAATCCCATCGGTTCTGTCTCTTTACTGGCTTCGACCCTTTTAAAAAAAGTTGACCCTTCCATTAAACCTATTGTAACGGAGATCAAAAAATCAATTTGGAGGGTGGAGCGTATTATTAAAGCAACGCTTCTTTTTACCAAAAATGTCCAAATCAACCCCTCCTTATTTTACATGGATCGTTTTATCAAGGAGTGTGAACACGCTATTTCACACTACTCTTACACGAAAGAGATTCACTTTCACTTTACGATACCCCATCAAGAGATGAAAGGAGATTTTGAACTTTTAAATCTGGTATTGCAAAATTTTATTTTTAATGCCATTGATGCGATTGAAGAGAGTGAGAGAGAAGAAGGCAATGTTTCCATCGCTTTTGTGGAAGATCCCCTATTTATTATCTTACATGTAAAAGATGATGGAAAAGCGATTGAAAATAAAAATATCCTCTTTCAACCTTTTAAAACGACCAAAACAAAAGGCAATGGCTTAGGACTTGCACTCTCTTTACAGATTATTCAAGCCCATGGCGGACGCATTGATTTACTTGAAAACCCCAAAGGTTTTCAAATCCAAATTCCACGCCTATAG
- a CDS encoding aminotransferase class V-fold PLP-dependent enzyme, producing MQEIRKNIIKEKGILYFDYTASGQAYKPIEKKMQEILKTYANTHSEVASSALKTSAYYAKAREDLKKALDIDERFYLFPCGTGATGAIKKFQELMGIYIPPRSLKRFTCKPENLPVVFVGPYEHHSNELSFREGLCELIRIPLDEEDRIDLGVLEAQLEVHKGREIIASFSVASNVTGIMSDYKAIYTLVKRYGGTLSLDSAAASPYVNIDCNYYDALFLSPHKLLGGVGSCGLLVMKKSLYTESIPTFAGGGTVAYVSRISHDFLSDVEMIEDAGTPGILQLIRASLAYNLRNEIGLGVIHAQEELLKSYFGSHIRKIDGVKLYCKYSQDKLPIFSLNFEGINPYLISQYLSDHFGIQTRAGCSCAGPYGHDLLELEDGQSFDEKPGWLRISIHYTHTKKEIDTLLKAIQEAVCVLKKES from the coding sequence GTGCAAGAGATACGTAAAAATATTATTAAAGAGAAGGGAATTCTCTATTTTGATTACACCGCTTCAGGACAAGCGTATAAGCCTATTGAAAAAAAGATGCAAGAGATTTTAAAAACCTATGCCAACACGCATTCTGAAGTAGCATCGAGTGCTTTAAAAACAAGCGCATATTATGCCAAAGCCAGAGAAGATTTGAAAAAAGCCTTAGATATAGATGAGCGATTTTATCTTTTTCCTTGCGGTACAGGAGCTACTGGAGCCATTAAAAAATTTCAAGAACTTATGGGTATTTACATTCCACCTCGTAGCCTAAAGCGTTTTACATGTAAACCTGAAAATTTGCCTGTGGTATTTGTGGGACCGTATGAGCACCACTCCAATGAACTGAGTTTTCGTGAGGGTTTGTGCGAGTTAATACGTATTCCATTGGATGAAGAGGATCGCATTGATTTAGGTGTTTTAGAAGCTCAGTTAGAGGTGCATAAAGGCAGAGAAATTATTGCCTCTTTTTCGGTTGCTTCTAACGTTACAGGTATTATGAGTGATTATAAAGCGATTTATACCTTGGTAAAACGTTATGGAGGCACGCTTTCTTTAGATTCTGCTGCGGCATCGCCTTATGTCAATATCGATTGTAACTACTATGATGCACTGTTTTTATCACCCCATAAACTCTTAGGGGGTGTGGGTTCATGTGGGTTGTTGGTGATGAAAAAGAGTTTGTACACTGAATCTATACCAACGTTTGCAGGTGGGGGAACCGTGGCGTATGTTTCACGTATTTCGCATGATTTTCTGAGTGATGTTGAAATGATAGAGGATGCGGGAACGCCTGGTATTTTACAACTGATTCGAGCCTCTTTAGCTTATAATCTTCGCAATGAGATTGGCTTAGGGGTGATTCATGCACAAGAAGAGTTATTAAAATCTTATTTTGGTTCACACATTCGCAAGATTGATGGAGTTAAACTCTATTGTAAATATTCGCAAGATAAATTGCCTATTTTTTCACTTAATTTCGAGGGAATCAATCCCTATTTGATTTCGCAGTATCTCTCGGATCATTTTGGGATTCAAACGAGGGCTGGATGTAGCTGTGCAGGACCTTATGGGCATGATTTGTTAGAGCTTGAAGATGGACAAAGTTTCGATGAAAAACCAGGTTGGCTTCGTATTTCGATTCATTATACCCATACAAAAAAAGAGATAGACACCCTTTTAAAAGCAATTCAAGAAGCTGTTTGTGTTTTAAAAAAGGAGTCTTGA
- a CDS encoding TrkH family potassium uptake protein translates to MSVKSILKFISAVGLVVFFILLLPPLVGFFYDEDVFIYTLVMFALFIVNLSTFLILKSSEMHLGIKESIISVNLIWILLGIGGAIPLVLYSKIDPAGAFFEAISGFTTTGASVYRDVEILPKSILFHRSLTHWIGGIGIIVLGVGLLPLINPSGSLSLFKAESTGISIDKITPKIKDTANRIWAVYILFTLVNFILLMLFGMNWFDAINHAFATISTGGFSTKNSSLGGFSDGVIWTTTFFMTISGINFLAHIRFFNGDKYAFNTEENRWYLGLIIALSFIMAWQHVTISKDSFYYSLMHSFFTVSTLATTTGFASLDYEKWGQFTMMIALLAMIMSANAGSTAGGIKMIRFVLFFKNIALEIKRTIQPDVITSLFIDGKQIRSSIINSVFGFFALFIITVFLVMMYLYARGFDFLTAFATAISMVGNIGPGLNLTGPSQNYAFFSWYDKIILSFAMIIGRLECYTVFIMLSRSFWKKF, encoded by the coding sequence ATGAGTGTTAAAAGTATTTTGAAGTTTATCTCTGCAGTTGGATTGGTTGTCTTTTTTATCCTTCTTCTACCCCCTTTGGTTGGCTTTTTCTACGATGAAGATGTTTTTATTTATACGCTTGTGATGTTTGCCCTTTTTATTGTCAATCTATCCACCTTTCTCATTCTGAAAAGTAGCGAAATGCATTTAGGCATTAAAGAGAGCATTATCTCTGTCAATCTCATTTGGATTTTACTCGGGATTGGAGGAGCGATTCCTCTGGTTTTATACAGCAAAATTGACCCTGCGGGTGCTTTTTTCGAAGCGATTAGTGGCTTCACAACCACAGGAGCCAGTGTTTACAGAGATGTGGAAATTTTACCCAAATCTATTTTATTTCACAGAAGTCTTACGCATTGGATTGGAGGTATTGGAATTATCGTTTTGGGTGTTGGACTTTTGCCTTTGATTAATCCAAGTGGTTCATTAAGCCTTTTTAAAGCTGAATCCACGGGTATTTCTATTGATAAAATCACCCCTAAAATCAAAGATACCGCTAATCGTATTTGGGCGGTCTATATTCTCTTTACCCTCGTCAATTTTATTCTTTTAATGCTCTTTGGCATGAACTGGTTTGATGCCATAAACCATGCGTTTGCGACGATCTCGACGGGTGGATTTTCTACGAAAAACAGCTCTTTGGGTGGATTTAGTGATGGGGTTATTTGGACGACGACTTTTTTTATGACTATTTCAGGTATTAACTTCTTAGCGCATATTCGTTTTTTTAATGGGGATAAGTATGCCTTTAATACAGAAGAAAACCGCTGGTATTTGGGTTTAATTATCGCTCTTTCATTTATCATGGCATGGCAACATGTCACCATCTCAAAAGACTCCTTTTACTACTCTTTGATGCACTCTTTTTTTACGGTTTCTACCCTAGCGACCACAACAGGATTTGCCTCATTGGATTATGAAAAATGGGGACAATTTACGATGATGATAGCCCTTCTTGCCATGATTATGAGTGCTAATGCAGGTTCAACGGCGGGTGGTATTAAGATGATTCGTTTTGTTCTCTTCTTTAAAAACATCGCTCTTGAAATTAAACGAACCATTCAACCTGATGTAATTACCTCTCTTTTCATTGATGGCAAGCAAATTCGTAGCTCTATTATCAATTCCGTCTTTGGATTTTTCGCTCTCTTTATTATTACCGTATTTTTAGTGATGATGTATCTTTATGCGAGAGGATTTGATTTTTTAACTGCTTTTGCCACGGCTATTTCCATGGTTGGAAATATTGGTCCAGGACTCAATCTCACAGGACCTTCACAAAATTACGCCTTTTTCTCATGGTACGATAAAATTATTCTCTCTTTTGCCATGATTATAGGAAGATTGGAGTGTTATACTGTTTTCATTATGCTAAGTCGCAGTTTTTGGAAAAAGTTTTAA
- a CDS encoding NAD-binding protein, with the protein MQVIIAGAGKVGYNVAKHLMHNNNVTVIDQNEDAISNIQENLDVLGICGNIENPHTYFGINPEVDLFIAVTDSDEVNLLSSLIIDNIATVKRKIIRLKNSFFASDQVKKKLNIHETIVPSFEAAQPFKYLVDFSHAYNAKAFDYTKALLVSVRLKEDFQPRMISTFIGELNSEVAVAGMERKKEFFVPKPVETLLPNDLVYVLAFPSAILSLRSLVCEISEPMTPIKNCVIFGADSLGVEIAKVLLKKGIEVQIMDKNIELCRKANIELKNKATVLKTTYDADHIITKNRFDTDMFIAATKNDEYNITKCIEAKQRGIKKIIGINNDIAYSSLMRNLNIEVVRGEKINAYYSILERIHSNIQFVEKKFCGGEGSILMRKIDETSPLLEKKLPLPDKIDDKGHFVILRNSDIYEYRLIPTFEKDDVIVAFIKESDFEPVSKWLQQNS; encoded by the coding sequence ATGCAAGTGATTATCGCAGGTGCTGGAAAAGTTGGATACAACGTTGCCAAACATCTTATGCACAACAATAATGTGACCGTTATTGATCAAAACGAAGATGCCATTTCAAATATTCAAGAAAATCTTGATGTTTTAGGAATTTGTGGAAATATTGAAAACCCCCATACTTACTTTGGTATCAATCCTGAAGTTGACCTTTTCATTGCTGTCACAGATTCTGATGAAGTCAATCTTCTCTCCTCGTTAATTATTGACAATATCGCAACGGTGAAGCGAAAAATTATTCGTCTCAAAAATTCCTTTTTTGCCAGTGATCAAGTTAAAAAGAAACTGAATATCCATGAAACCATAGTCCCCTCTTTTGAAGCGGCACAACCTTTTAAATACCTTGTTGATTTTTCACATGCCTACAACGCAAAAGCATTTGATTACACCAAAGCACTACTCGTTTCCGTACGTTTAAAAGAGGATTTTCAGCCACGTATGATTTCAACATTTATCGGGGAGTTAAACAGTGAAGTCGCTGTTGCGGGTATGGAGCGTAAAAAAGAGTTTTTTGTTCCAAAACCAGTCGAAACACTTCTTCCTAATGATCTCGTCTATGTTTTAGCTTTCCCAAGTGCCATTCTTTCACTGCGTTCATTGGTCTGTGAAATCAGTGAGCCTATGACACCGATTAAAAATTGTGTGATTTTTGGTGCAGACTCACTGGGGGTTGAAATTGCCAAAGTCCTACTTAAAAAAGGGATTGAAGTTCAAATTATGGATAAAAATATTGAGCTGTGTCGTAAAGCCAATATCGAGTTAAAAAACAAAGCAACCGTTTTAAAAACAACCTATGATGCGGATCATATTATTACAAAAAACCGTTTTGACACGGATATGTTTATCGCCGCAACTAAAAATGATGAATACAACATTACAAAATGTATTGAAGCCAAGCAAAGAGGCATTAAAAAAATCATAGGAATTAACAACGATATTGCTTACTCTTCGCTGATGCGCAATCTTAACATTGAAGTCGTTCGGGGTGAAAAAATCAATGCGTATTACTCTATTTTAGAGCGTATTCATTCCAATATTCAATTTGTAGAAAAGAAGTTTTGTGGAGGAGAAGGGTCGATTTTGATGCGTAAAATAGATGAAACCTCCCCTCTTTTAGAGAAAAAACTTCCATTACCTGATAAGATAGACGACAAGGGACACTTTGTGATTTTGCGTAATAGCGATATTTACGAATATCGTCTTATCCCAACGTTTGAAAAAGATGATGTCATTGTTGCGTTTATTAAAGAATCTGATTTTGAGCCTGTATCAAAATGGCTCCAACAAAACTCTTAG
- a CDS encoding FtsW/RodA/SpoVE family cell cycle protein, with protein sequence MFQIDRRILTHFDFLIPILVFPIIALSYYLISEANEMLANKQIIYYSVGLCAFAFFFILPLKKIEWVIPFFYWVTIALLISVDIFGISKLGAKRWLEIPFVHFTIQPSEIFKPAFILMLAYLIKQNPPDETGYGWKPFFKLSFYILLPFILIAKEPDLGTALILLLLGYGILFVIGVNKKIWVTLVILIGISSPLLYNNLHDYQKKRISDFLSETPSYHVRQSIIAIGSGGLTGKDRDEATQTHYKFLPIATSDFIFAYTVERLGFWGALGLITCYALLITHLITLTYKLKEDYFTQVITSGISLMIFFYMGVNISMTIGLAPVVGVPLPFYSYGGSSFITFFALFGILENLLAFRFDPTYRSIKYSL encoded by the coding sequence GTGTTTCAAATTGATAGGCGAATCTTAACACATTTTGATTTTTTAATTCCTATACTCGTTTTTCCTATTATTGCCCTCTCGTATTACCTCATTTCTGAAGCCAATGAAATGTTAGCAAATAAACAAATTATTTATTACAGCGTAGGATTGTGCGCCTTTGCTTTTTTCTTTATCCTCCCGCTTAAAAAAATTGAGTGGGTTATCCCCTTCTTTTACTGGGTAACGATTGCACTGCTTATTAGCGTTGACATCTTTGGTATTTCAAAACTGGGTGCAAAACGGTGGCTAGAAATTCCTTTTGTGCATTTTACGATTCAACCCTCTGAAATTTTTAAACCTGCGTTTATTTTAATGCTTGCCTACCTCATTAAACAAAACCCGCCTGATGAAACAGGATATGGATGGAAACCTTTTTTTAAACTCAGTTTTTACATTCTTTTACCCTTTATTTTGATTGCAAAAGAGCCTGATTTGGGTACTGCTCTTATTTTGCTTCTTCTAGGGTATGGTATTCTTTTTGTTATTGGCGTCAATAAAAAAATATGGGTTACCTTAGTGATTCTCATTGGTATTAGCAGTCCACTCCTTTACAATAACTTGCATGACTATCAAAAAAAACGTATTTCGGATTTTCTCTCAGAAACGCCTAGTTATCATGTTAGACAGTCTATTATTGCGATTGGTTCAGGCGGACTAACAGGGAAAGACCGCGATGAAGCAACACAAACACATTACAAATTTTTGCCGATTGCGACAAGCGATTTTATTTTTGCTTATACCGTAGAAAGACTTGGTTTTTGGGGAGCTTTAGGACTAATTACCTGCTATGCCCTTTTAATCACCCATCTCATTACCCTCACGTATAAACTCAAAGAGGACTATTTTACACAGGTCATCACCAGTGGCATTTCACTGATGATTTTTTTCTATATGGGAGTTAATATCTCTATGACGATTGGACTCGCACCCGTAGTAGGTGTTCCTCTTCCTTTTTACAGTTATGGAGGGAGTAGTTTTATTACTTTTTTTGCACTTTTTGGCATTTTGGAGAATTTATTGGCATTTCGTTTTGATCCAACCTATCGTTCTATCAAATATTCTCTTTAA